In one Saccharibacillus brassicae genomic region, the following are encoded:
- the rnmV gene encoding ribonuclease M5 — protein sequence MIREMIVVEGRDDTVAIKRAVDADTIETGGSAIGAAVIRRVKLAMERRGVIILTDPDFAGERIRKIVAQKVPGCKHAFIPEADATRKGDIGVENASPEAIRRALERVHTEMPGGESQIDWQDLIETGLIVHPNAAARRMAMGNLLGIGYCNGKQFHNRLRMFQISRQEFVDALSQIENEGS from the coding sequence ATGATCAGAGAAATGATTGTCGTGGAAGGACGCGACGATACGGTCGCGATCAAGCGGGCGGTCGACGCGGACACGATCGAGACCGGAGGGTCGGCGATCGGGGCGGCGGTAATTCGCCGCGTCAAGCTGGCGATGGAGCGGCGGGGCGTAATCATTTTGACCGATCCGGATTTTGCGGGAGAACGGATACGCAAAATCGTGGCACAGAAAGTGCCCGGCTGCAAGCACGCTTTTATTCCCGAAGCCGATGCCACGCGCAAAGGCGATATCGGCGTCGAGAACGCTTCGCCGGAAGCGATTCGCCGCGCGCTGGAGCGGGTGCATACGGAGATGCCGGGCGGGGAGAGCCAGATCGACTGGCAGGACCTGATCGAGACCGGACTGATCGTGCACCCGAACGCGGCGGCAAGGCGCATGGCGATGGGCAACCTGCTCGGCATCGGCTACTGCAACGGCAAGCAATTCCATAATCGGCTGCGCATGTTCCAGATC
- a CDS encoding ubiquitin-like domain-containing protein, with product MTYAWRWKRQNGLQILGVALFVVAVVTMVLLGLYAQAEKHIVLIVDGKEQAVSTHKGSLQELLDEHSLSLKPQDDVSMALGASVQDGDRIAITTAVPVTLTIDEKSEKRFTTEKTVAAALASWDVELGQFDKISVPVSSPVQNGGAVNITTAVPVTVSVDGKSKQAYTAEKTVAAALEGWEIPFSAHDKISVPLSAAVEADSKIAITTAIPINLTVGGESQKTLTTERTVEGALSAMDIELGEHDKVYPGATAPLTENADVSVYRINKFTADQEVKVPYKTIEKEDSSLLKGKTKTVQAGVEGVVVHKVEKVYQDGEFVTKYVVDKKVKTEKQDEIIAVGTKEPVVEKTFAPAAAAKPSAKAASAKSSSSAKGFEYKTVLTGVAATAYSSEQPGIGTRTATGTTVAEGRTIAVDPNVIPLGWWVYIEGYGYRKAEDTGSAIKGKKIDMYYDSLGAALNFGRKSGLTIYVIGPNKP from the coding sequence ATGACTTACGCTTGGCGTTGGAAACGCCAGAACGGGCTTCAAATTTTGGGTGTCGCACTATTCGTCGTCGCAGTCGTGACGATGGTACTGCTCGGACTGTATGCACAGGCCGAGAAGCATATTGTGCTGATCGTAGACGGAAAAGAACAAGCGGTAAGCACGCATAAAGGCAGCCTTCAGGAACTGCTGGACGAGCATTCGCTCAGCCTGAAGCCTCAAGATGACGTATCGATGGCGCTCGGCGCTTCGGTTCAGGACGGCGATCGCATCGCGATCACGACAGCCGTACCCGTCACCTTGACGATCGACGAGAAAAGCGAGAAGCGCTTCACGACCGAGAAAACGGTAGCCGCGGCGCTCGCAAGCTGGGACGTCGAGCTCGGCCAATTCGATAAAATCTCGGTACCGGTCAGCTCCCCCGTCCAAAACGGCGGAGCGGTGAACATCACCACGGCCGTGCCGGTCACGGTATCCGTCGACGGCAAAAGCAAGCAGGCCTATACCGCCGAGAAAACGGTAGCCGCGGCGCTTGAAGGATGGGAAATCCCGTTCAGCGCGCACGACAAGATCTCCGTACCGCTGAGCGCCGCCGTCGAAGCGGACAGCAAGATCGCGATTACGACCGCCATTCCGATCAACCTGACGGTAGGCGGAGAATCGCAAAAGACCCTGACGACCGAAAGAACGGTTGAAGGCGCGCTGTCCGCGATGGACATCGAGCTGGGCGAACACGACAAAGTGTATCCGGGCGCTACGGCTCCATTGACGGAGAACGCCGACGTGTCCGTGTACCGCATCAACAAGTTCACGGCCGATCAGGAAGTCAAAGTACCGTACAAGACGATTGAAAAAGAAGACTCCTCGCTGCTGAAAGGCAAAACCAAAACGGTCCAGGCCGGCGTCGAAGGCGTCGTGGTCCACAAGGTCGAAAAGGTGTATCAAGACGGAGAATTCGTAACCAAGTACGTCGTCGACAAAAAAGTCAAAACCGAAAAGCAGGACGAGATCATCGCCGTCGGCACGAAAGAGCCGGTCGTCGAGAAGACGTTTGCGCCGGCAGCCGCCGCCAAACCGTCGGCCAAAGCGGCCTCCGCCAAGTCTTCCTCGTCCGCCAAAGGATTCGAATATAAAACCGTGCTGACCGGCGTGGCCGCTACCGCTTATTCTTCGGAACAACCGGGTATCGGAACGCGCACCGCAACGGGCACGACCGTGGCCGAAGGCCGTACGATCGCTGTCGATCCGAACGTAATTCCGCTCGGATGGTGGGTCTATATCGAAGGATACGGATACCGCAAAGCGGAAGACACAGGCAGCGCGATCAAAGGCAAGAAGATCGACATGTACTACGACAGCCTCGGAGCGGCGCTGAACTTTGGCCGCAAATCCGGTCTGACGATTTACGTGATCGGACCGAACAAGCCGTAA
- a CDS encoding TatD family hydrolase, translating to MLFDTHTHMDAPEFEADRDEAMARAVEAGVTRMVNIGFNRETIPTTLALADKYPFVYAAIGWHPVDAIDMQEGDLEWIESLCAHEKVVAIGEIGLDYHWDKSPKDVQHRVLREQIALAKRVKLPIVIHNREAHEDTIRILKEENASEVGGIMHAFSGSWETAKICLDLGFHLSFGGPVTFKNAKQPKEVLEKTPMDRLLIETDAPYLTPHPYRGKRNETAYVRLVAETAAQLKGISLEEIAEQTMKNANKLFGIGS from the coding sequence ATGTTATTTGATACTCATACTCATATGGACGCGCCCGAATTCGAAGCGGACCGGGACGAAGCGATGGCCCGGGCCGTCGAAGCGGGCGTGACCCGGATGGTCAATATCGGCTTCAACCGCGAGACTATTCCGACGACGCTTGCGCTGGCCGACAAGTACCCGTTCGTCTATGCGGCGATCGGCTGGCATCCCGTCGATGCGATCGATATGCAGGAAGGCGACCTGGAATGGATCGAATCGCTCTGTGCTCACGAGAAAGTGGTGGCGATCGGCGAGATCGGGCTCGATTACCACTGGGACAAATCGCCCAAAGACGTTCAGCATCGGGTGCTGCGGGAGCAGATCGCGCTGGCGAAACGGGTCAAGCTGCCGATCGTGATCCACAACCGCGAAGCCCACGAAGACACGATCCGAATCCTCAAGGAAGAGAACGCTTCGGAAGTCGGCGGCATCATGCATGCGTTCTCCGGCAGCTGGGAAACGGCCAAAATCTGCCTCGACCTGGGCTTCCATCTCTCGTTCGGCGGACCGGTCACTTTCAAGAACGCCAAGCAGCCCAAAGAGGTGCTTGAGAAGACGCCGATGGACCGGCTGCTGATCGAGACGGATGCGCCGTATTTGACGCCGCATCCGTACCGCGGAAAGCGCAACGAGACCGCTTATGTTCGCCTCGTCGCCGAGACAGCCGCCCAGCTAAAAGGAATTTCTCTGGAAGAAATTGCCGAACAGACAATGAAAAATGCGAATAAACTTTTTGGTATCGGTTCTTAA